The proteins below come from a single Streptomyces sp. MRC013 genomic window:
- a CDS encoding iron ABC transporter permease, translating to MPPPAISPPPVGAAAADAPEADSPAPGPAAGVRDRLASRKSLVAVCALLFVVLLASVVTAIGLGSAVIAPGRTARYLWAALSGGGIGADEVTTYQIIWQIRTPRVLLAALVGAGLSAIGVAIQAMVRNALADPFVLGVSSGASVGAVGVTVTGGLAVLGIYAVSAGAFVGALVASLLVYAASSSRGTLSPLRLVLTGVAMSLGFQAVMSVIIYFAPDSEATSMVLYWTMGSFGAATWGALPVVSAVVLLGLVVLHRYGRALDVLALGDETAASLGVSPDRHRKGLLVLVSLVTGVMVAVSGAIAFVGLVMPHVVRMVVGAVHARVLAVAPLAGAIFMVWVDLVSRTLVAPRELPLGVITALVGVPVFIVLMRRRGYMFGGR from the coding sequence ATGCCTCCGCCCGCGATCTCCCCACCACCGGTCGGCGCCGCCGCGGCCGACGCCCCGGAGGCCGACTCCCCGGCCCCCGGTCCCGCCGCGGGCGTGAGGGACCGGCTCGCCTCCCGCAAGAGCCTGGTCGCGGTCTGCGCCCTCCTCTTCGTCGTCCTCCTCGCCTCCGTGGTCACGGCCATCGGGCTGGGATCCGCCGTGATCGCACCCGGCCGGACCGCCCGCTACCTCTGGGCGGCCCTCAGCGGCGGGGGCATCGGGGCGGACGAGGTGACCACGTACCAGATCATCTGGCAGATCCGCACGCCGCGGGTGCTGCTGGCGGCGCTCGTGGGGGCCGGCCTGAGCGCGATCGGCGTCGCCATCCAGGCGATGGTGCGCAACGCGCTCGCCGACCCGTTCGTCCTCGGTGTCTCGTCGGGGGCGTCCGTCGGCGCCGTCGGCGTCACCGTCACCGGCGGCCTGGCGGTACTGGGCATCTACGCGGTGTCGGCCGGCGCCTTCGTCGGCGCGCTGGTGGCGTCGCTGCTGGTGTACGCCGCCTCCTCCAGCCGCGGCACCCTCTCGCCGCTGCGCCTGGTCCTGACGGGGGTGGCGATGTCGCTGGGGTTCCAGGCGGTGATGAGCGTGATCATCTACTTCGCGCCCGACAGCGAGGCGACCAGCATGGTCCTGTACTGGACGATGGGCAGCTTCGGCGCCGCCACCTGGGGCGCCCTGCCCGTCGTGTCGGCCGTCGTCCTGCTCGGGCTGGTCGTGCTCCACCGGTACGGTCGGGCGCTGGACGTCCTGGCACTCGGGGACGAGACCGCCGCCAGCCTGGGCGTCAGCCCCGACCGGCACCGCAAGGGCCTCCTCGTGCTCGTCTCGCTGGTGACGGGCGTGATGGTCGCCGTCAGCGGCGCCATCGCCTTCGTCGGACTGGTCATGCCGCACGTGGTGCGCATGGTCGTCGGGGCCGTCCACGCCCGCGTGCTCGCGGTCGCCCCGCTGGCCGGTGCGATCTTCATGGTCTGGGTCGACCTGGTGTCCCGGACCCTGGTGGCCCCGCGCGAACTGCCGCTGGGCGTCATCACCGCGCTCGTCGGAGTACCGGTGTTCATCGTCCTGATGCGCCGCAGGGGCTACATGTTCGGAGGCCGCTGA
- a CDS encoding MFS transporter, translated as MSAGTENPATDREAPEAEEPLPGDLRMARALWPVLLASAVGLLPFTIFSTYLVPIADEAGSSVAAMGGLRGLGGLAALLVGTALAPFVDRVRKEWAAAGGLAALGASAVLGASGDFVLLAVFCLLVGASTAVLNPALTAAAADRFGAGKAAGRAATLVTATQSMTAMLAAPVVALPALLWGWEGDLVAVGAVSVLLAAVFLARSGPKEPEAAGSGRRLSYVASFKALGAVRGAVPLLLVSLLRTAVFMGYLAYLAAYYDERFQLDPGLFALVWTLSGASFFVSNLLTGRIANSEGTRTSTERLLVLGLVAALVSVVGFYFTHWLPLALALTALHAASHALVAACAVSLLVRRCGPLRGSALSLNSAGQSLGVFVGAALGGAGLGLAGYPGIAAVFGALVVVALGAALLVSRGGAEEREAAGAG; from the coding sequence GTGAGCGCCGGCACCGAGAACCCCGCGACGGACCGGGAGGCCCCGGAGGCGGAGGAACCGCTGCCGGGCGACCTGAGGATGGCCCGCGCCCTGTGGCCGGTCCTCCTCGCCTCGGCGGTCGGCCTGCTGCCGTTCACCATCTTCAGCACCTACCTCGTGCCGATCGCGGACGAGGCCGGCAGCAGCGTCGCCGCCATGGGCGGCCTGCGCGGACTCGGCGGCCTGGCCGCCCTGCTGGTCGGCACGGCGCTCGCCCCCTTCGTCGACCGGGTGCGCAAGGAGTGGGCGGCCGCGGGCGGGCTCGCCGCCCTCGGCGCCTCGGCGGTGCTGGGCGCGAGCGGGGACTTCGTCCTGCTGGCGGTCTTCTGCCTGCTGGTCGGCGCGAGCACGGCCGTGCTGAACCCGGCCCTCACCGCGGCGGCCGCCGACCGCTTCGGCGCCGGCAAGGCGGCCGGCCGGGCGGCGACCCTGGTGACGGCCACCCAGTCGATGACCGCGATGCTCGCCGCGCCGGTCGTGGCCCTGCCCGCCCTCCTGTGGGGCTGGGAGGGGGACCTCGTCGCCGTGGGCGCGGTCTCGGTCCTCCTCGCCGCGGTCTTCCTCGCACGGAGCGGGCCGAAGGAGCCCGAGGCGGCCGGGAGCGGGCGGCGCCTGAGCTACGTCGCGTCGTTCAAGGCGCTGGGAGCGGTGCGCGGAGCGGTGCCGCTGCTGCTGGTCTCCCTGCTCCGCACCGCGGTGTTCATGGGGTACCTGGCCTATCTGGCGGCCTACTACGACGAACGGTTCCAGCTCGATCCCGGGCTCTTCGCGCTCGTCTGGACGCTGAGCGGCGCGTCGTTCTTCGTGAGCAACCTCCTGACCGGGCGGATCGCGAACTCCGAGGGGACCCGGACCAGCACCGAGCGGCTGCTCGTCCTCGGCCTGGTCGCGGCCCTGGTGTCGGTCGTGGGCTTCTACTTCACCCACTGGCTTCCGCTCGCCCTCGCGTTGACCGCGCTCCACGCGGCGAGCCACGCGCTCGTGGCCGCCTGCGCCGTGAGCCTGCTGGTGCGGCGCTGCGGCCCGCTGCGCGGCTCCGCCCTGAGCCTCAACTCCGCGGGCCAGAGCCTCGGGGTCTTCGTGGGCGCGGCCCTGGGCGGCGCGGGCCTCGGCCTGGCCGGCTACCCGGGCATCGCCGCCGTCTTCGGCGCCCTCGTCGTCGTGGCGCTCGGTGCCGCCCTCCTGGTGTCCCGAGGGGGCGCGGAGGAGCGGGAGGCGGCGGGCGCCGGGTAA
- a CDS encoding DUF364 domain-containing protein, translated as MPHPTPRTVAELTDAVLSGAHGPDPKDLSVTSAFWLYHTTRLAGGQVTYHNHYLVVRVGRSFGACSFEAGELTPDFCENASGHTLDTLLRHDSTPVRVAALDAYLSEARPHREADEAEPVALPIGTPEVRARARDASIAGLLDIEPGAKVALIGVVNPLVAAIRDRGGVCLPCDLNLRTTQWGEQVSDDMTEVLGEADAVVATGMTLSNGTFDLILEHCREQGVPLVVYAQTGSAVARAFLGGGVTALNAEPFPFSQFSADPTSMYRYRADRPARANGDGS; from the coding sequence ATGCCACACCCCACGCCGCGGACCGTCGCGGAACTGACCGACGCCGTGCTGTCGGGCGCCCACGGCCCCGACCCGAAGGACCTCTCCGTCACCAGCGCGTTCTGGCTCTACCACACCACCCGGCTGGCCGGGGGCCAGGTCACGTACCACAACCACTACCTCGTCGTCCGGGTCGGGCGGTCCTTCGGCGCCTGCTCCTTCGAAGCCGGCGAACTGACCCCCGACTTCTGCGAGAACGCCTCCGGCCACACCCTGGACACGCTGCTGCGCCACGACTCCACCCCGGTCCGGGTCGCCGCCCTCGACGCGTACCTCTCCGAGGCGCGGCCGCACCGGGAGGCGGACGAGGCCGAGCCGGTCGCGCTGCCGATCGGGACGCCCGAGGTCCGCGCCCGGGCCCGCGACGCCTCCATCGCCGGCCTCCTCGACATCGAGCCGGGTGCGAAGGTGGCGCTCATCGGGGTGGTCAACCCCCTGGTCGCGGCGATACGCGACCGGGGAGGCGTCTGCCTCCCCTGCGACCTGAACCTGCGCACCACCCAGTGGGGCGAGCAGGTCAGCGACGACATGACCGAGGTCCTCGGGGAGGCCGACGCCGTCGTCGCCACCGGCATGACCCTGAGCAACGGAACGTTCGACCTGATCCTCGAGCACTGCCGGGAGCAGGGCGTCCCCCTGGTCGTCTACGCGCAGACCGGCAGCGCCGTCGCCCGCGCCTTCCTGGGCGGCGGGGTCACCGCCCTGAACGCCGAGCCCTTCCCCTTCTCGCAGTTCAGCGCCGACCCGACGTCCATGTACCGCTACCGCGCCGACAGGCCGGCACGCGCGAACGGGGACGGCTCGTGA
- a CDS encoding pyridoxal-phosphate dependent enzyme — translation MYAHAAEAIKEPDLISLQPDLVCVRFETMKVYSALGAVRHLLETGAVEPGDTLVDSSSGIYAHALALACHRYGMKCHIVGSTTVDRTLRAQLEILGVTLEQVRPSKDLRLDQELRVRRIAEILEENPSYHWMRQYHDSIHYHGYRDVAATIDREVPEGPLTLVGGVGTGASTGALTTYLRETGRDVSLVGVQPFGSVTFGAEHVSDPDMIIAGIGSAIEFRNVRHELYDRIHWVNFDHALSGAVELLRSSGVFAGLSAGAAYLTAHWERRRDTSRTYVFIAADTGHRYVDGAYARHAEARDIDTLKPHEVTSLEELRHPWSTASWSDLRTAPGR, via the coding sequence ATGTACGCACACGCAGCAGAAGCGATCAAGGAACCGGACCTCATATCCCTGCAGCCGGACCTGGTCTGCGTGCGGTTCGAGACGATGAAGGTCTACTCGGCCCTGGGAGCGGTGCGCCACCTCCTGGAGACCGGCGCCGTCGAACCCGGCGACACGCTCGTCGACAGCTCCAGCGGGATCTACGCGCACGCCCTGGCGCTCGCCTGCCACCGCTACGGGATGAAGTGCCACATCGTGGGGTCCACGACCGTGGACCGGACCCTGCGGGCGCAGCTGGAGATCCTCGGCGTCACGCTGGAGCAGGTCAGGCCCTCGAAGGACCTCCGCCTCGACCAGGAACTCCGGGTGCGGCGCATCGCCGAGATCCTGGAGGAGAACCCCTCCTACCACTGGATGCGGCAGTACCACGACAGCATCCATTACCACGGCTACCGCGACGTGGCCGCGACGATCGACCGGGAGGTCCCCGAGGGGCCCCTGACCCTGGTGGGCGGCGTGGGCACGGGCGCCTCCACCGGCGCCCTCACCACCTACCTGAGGGAGACCGGCAGGGACGTCTCGCTCGTCGGCGTGCAGCCCTTCGGCAGCGTCACCTTCGGCGCCGAGCACGTGTCGGACCCGGACATGATCATCGCCGGGATCGGCAGCGCCATCGAGTTCCGCAACGTCCGGCACGAGCTCTACGACAGGATCCACTGGGTCAACTTCGACCACGCGCTCTCCGGCGCCGTCGAACTCCTCCGCAGCAGCGGCGTCTTCGCCGGCCTGTCGGCCGGCGCCGCCTACCTCACCGCCCACTGGGAGCGCCGGAGGGACACCTCCCGCACCTACGTGTTCATCGCCGCCGACACCGGCCACCGCTACGTCGACGGCGCCTACGCCAGGCACGCGGAGGCCCGGGACATCGACACCCTGAAGCCGCACGAGGTCACCTCCCTCGAAGAGCTCAGGCACCCCTGGTCGACCGCGTCCTGGTCCGACCTGCGCACCGCGCCCGGGCGCTGA
- a CDS encoding SGNH/GDSL hydrolase family protein codes for MPTPPTGRPRRTTLAVTAACAALLAPAAPASAAELDRYVGMGDSYSSGNGAFSTNLDSACGRNTYAYPHLVARSRPNTSLDFVACQGATTGDVPGQARALSADTDYVSITIGGNDVGFANLIVNCAGSWSPTCDSAIDNTNNRIRNELPAKLDKAYAAIRAGAPNATVVVLGYGRVFGQDLGCPAAAGASPDKAVKLNAVADNLDAVTKSRAEAAGFVYKSSIRSFTGHDICAADPWVNGATWSVGDSYHPTRSGYANGFAPAVRSVIG; via the coding sequence ATGCCGACGCCCCCGACCGGCCGACCGCGCCGCACGACCCTCGCCGTCACCGCTGCCTGCGCCGCCCTGCTGGCGCCCGCCGCTCCCGCCTCGGCGGCCGAACTCGACCGCTACGTCGGCATGGGCGACTCCTACTCCTCCGGGAACGGCGCCTTCAGCACCAACCTGGACTCCGCCTGCGGCCGCAACACCTACGCCTACCCCCACCTGGTCGCGCGGAGCCGGCCGAACACCTCGCTGGACTTCGTCGCCTGTCAGGGCGCCACGACCGGGGACGTACCCGGACAGGCGAGGGCGCTCAGCGCGGACACCGACTACGTGTCGATCACCATCGGCGGCAACGACGTCGGCTTCGCCAACCTGATCGTCAACTGCGCCGGCAGCTGGAGCCCCACCTGCGACAGCGCGATCGACAACACCAACAACCGGATCAGGAACGAACTGCCCGCCAAGCTCGACAAGGCCTACGCCGCCATCCGCGCGGGCGCCCCGAACGCCACCGTCGTCGTCCTCGGCTACGGCCGCGTCTTCGGCCAGGACCTCGGCTGCCCGGCGGCCGCGGGCGCCTCCCCGGACAAGGCCGTCAAGCTGAACGCCGTCGCCGACAACCTGGACGCGGTCACCAAGAGCCGGGCCGAGGCGGCCGGGTTCGTCTACAAGAGCTCCATCCGCTCCTTCACCGGCCACGACATCTGCGCCGCCGACCCGTGGGTCAACGGCGCGACCTGGAGCGTCGGCGACTCCTACCACCCCACCCGCAGCGGTTACGCGAACGGCTTCGCCCCGGCCGTCCGCTCGGTCATCGGCTGA
- a CDS encoding helix-turn-helix domain-containing protein yields the protein MAGDITEVVRRNLALFADVLRRRRPLDGGRLRELAASAVQRAEEGVPVQHVFSAYHVGMRVVWKRMAAGVAPEDLPDLVETTVLLLDHLRVLTETVVGAYVHERLQVSGREQAGRRSLLAALLEGRAPGADAETDGPRPAEAYVLLALAVSAHPDERGEDAGARIAARRKLRRLTGTLQEWVPEHALVALDTGGGTVLLPLDCSEAADAGSTARRVDALVARASRRAGADVRAAAVGCRRADVPHARTEAAEVLRVVLAQGRPPGVYRLDDVLLEVQLSRPGPALDRLVRLLDPLETAPELLATLTEYLAHGQSRKRAAAALHVHPNTVDYRLRRVAELTELDLHSAADVVRLTAALIGRSTRPGHRTGARAP from the coding sequence TTGGCCGGGGACATCACCGAGGTGGTCCGGCGGAACCTGGCGCTGTTCGCGGACGTCCTGCGCCGGCGCCGCCCCCTGGACGGCGGCAGGCTGCGCGAGCTGGCGGCGTCCGCGGTGCAGCGGGCCGAGGAGGGCGTCCCCGTCCAGCACGTCTTCTCCGCCTACCACGTGGGGATGCGGGTGGTGTGGAAGCGGATGGCGGCCGGGGTCGCGCCGGAGGACCTTCCCGACCTCGTCGAGACGACCGTACTGCTCCTGGACCACCTGCGCGTCCTCACCGAGACGGTCGTCGGCGCGTACGTGCACGAGCGGTTGCAGGTGTCCGGCCGGGAGCAGGCGGGGCGGCGCTCCCTCCTGGCGGCCCTGCTGGAGGGCCGGGCGCCGGGCGCGGACGCCGAGACCGACGGGCCGCGCCCGGCCGAGGCGTACGTCCTGCTGGCCCTGGCGGTCTCCGCGCACCCCGACGAGCGGGGCGAGGACGCCGGCGCGAGGATCGCCGCCCGCCGCAAGCTGCGGCGGCTGACCGGCACGCTGCAGGAGTGGGTGCCGGAGCACGCCCTCGTCGCGCTGGACACCGGCGGCGGCACGGTGCTCCTGCCCCTCGACTGCTCGGAGGCCGCCGACGCCGGGAGCACCGCACGACGCGTCGACGCCCTGGTGGCCCGGGCCTCCCGGCGTGCCGGCGCCGACGTGCGGGCCGCCGCCGTCGGCTGCCGGCGCGCCGACGTCCCGCACGCCCGCACCGAGGCGGCGGAGGTGCTGCGCGTCGTGCTCGCGCAGGGCCGCCCACCGGGGGTGTACCGGCTGGACGACGTGCTTCTCGAGGTGCAGCTGAGCCGTCCCGGACCGGCCCTCGACAGACTGGTACGGCTCCTCGACCCCCTGGAGACGGCGCCGGAACTGCTGGCGACGCTGACGGAGTACCTGGCGCACGGTCAGAGCCGCAAGCGCGCCGCGGCGGCGCTGCACGTCCACCCGAACACGGTGGACTACCGGCTGCGGCGCGTCGCGGAGCTGACCGAGCTGGACCTGCACAGCGCCGCGGACGTCGTCCGGCTCACCGCGGCCCTCATAGGACGCAGCACGCGGCCCGGCCACCGCACGGGGGCGCGCGCCCCCTGA
- a CDS encoding Lrp/AsnC ligand binding domain-containing protein, with protein sequence MRPELLGLTVDADLWMRVPPARLREAGETLAAHPLTHAVAATTGECNLIAAVYCRDLRALYDFTTDVLGPLGVSGVETTVIARAVKPVGAGRG encoded by the coding sequence GTGCGGCCCGAGCTGCTCGGCCTGACGGTCGACGCCGACCTGTGGATGCGGGTGCCGCCCGCGCGGCTGCGCGAGGCGGGCGAGACCCTGGCCGCCCACCCCCTCACCCACGCGGTGGCCGCGACCACCGGCGAGTGCAACCTCATCGCCGCCGTGTACTGCCGTGACCTCCGGGCCCTGTACGACTTCACCACGGACGTCCTCGGCCCGCTGGGCGTCAGCGGCGTGGAGACCACGGTGATCGCCCGCGCCGTCAAACCGGTGGGCGCCGGGCGGGGTTGA
- a CDS encoding inositol monophosphatase family protein has protein sequence MATEDHAELLPRLVEAVREVGALAGSAHRGWPGDGATVEEMMTAFAAVDGPAGSLLRERTRALRPGARWAADEVGTRVADTGEEWVCDAIDGAVHYLQGLPYWSVTSTLVSGGRPVLAVIWAPQLGLLYTAVRGGGARLNGRPVAPSRKVLAAALATTSQPPWNTEPERAGSSLTAMLRRTLAVRNLGPTSLQIAQVGSGHVDVFWEFGRDASNLLPGSLVAAEAGARVTDAAGRAWTPAATSFVAAAPSLHGEVVDVLSDTVAAHRRQGAAS, from the coding sequence ATGGCGACGGAGGACCACGCGGAGCTGCTGCCGCGGCTCGTCGAGGCGGTGCGGGAGGTCGGCGCGCTCGCCGGTTCGGCGCACCGCGGGTGGCCGGGCGACGGCGCGACCGTCGAGGAGATGATGACCGCGTTCGCGGCCGTGGACGGGCCCGCGGGCAGCCTGCTGCGCGAGCGCACGCGCGCGCTGCGCCCGGGCGCCCGCTGGGCGGCGGACGAGGTCGGCACCCGGGTGGCCGACACGGGCGAGGAGTGGGTGTGCGACGCGATCGACGGCGCGGTGCACTACCTGCAGGGGCTTCCGTACTGGAGCGTGACGTCGACGCTCGTCAGCGGCGGCAGGCCGGTGCTGGCGGTGATCTGGGCCCCGCAGCTCGGCCTGCTCTACACCGCGGTGCGGGGCGGGGGCGCCCGGCTCAACGGCCGGCCCGTGGCCCCCTCCCGCAAGGTCCTCGCGGCCGCGCTGGCGACGACGAGCCAGCCGCCGTGGAACACCGAGCCCGAACGGGCCGGTTCCTCGCTGACGGCGATGCTGCGCCGCACCCTCGCGGTCCGGAACCTCGGCCCGACCTCGCTGCAGATCGCCCAGGTCGGCTCGGGACACGTGGACGTGTTCTGGGAGTTCGGCCGGGACGCCTCGAACCTGCTCCCCGGCTCCCTCGTCGCCGCCGAGGCGGGGGCCCGGGTCACCGACGCGGCGGGGCGCGCGTGGACCCCGGCGGCGACGAGCTTCGTGGCCGCCGCCCCCAGCCTGCACGGGGAGGTCGTCGACGTGCTCTCCGACACGGTCGCCGCGCACCGGCGGCAGGGCGCCGCCTCCTGA
- a CDS encoding MFS transporter yields the protein MTSTETVPRRPGLALAVLTGALALDVSGLGVLNAALPSVGAHFDLDDATLQWVMTAYAVTFAGFLLVGGRLADVFGRRTVFELGVGLFTAAALAGALAPDTAVLLGARAVQGIGAALSGPAALALLTEVFPAGPMRNRALGVYTAVGASSFSVGVLLGGTLTEFLGWRSVLGLSTALGLAVLAMTRAGLSRGVARGGRLDLPGAISGTLGLTLLIVGVSTDGAAAWGALCAAVVSLVLFVVCEHRSADPALPLGLFRVASVRAASLAAFLQYMGSVGLMFFAPLYMQGVLGYSPFESGIAMVPMSMAVTLTASFVTGRLLAKYASGTLMAVGLTLIGMGTALWMTTPQDGSYLLHLLPGLVISGIGQGLNFPSMTSAALTGVEPERHAVAGALNVVAQQIGASVGVAVMVLVATASGDRLTGYHLAYLAAAIACALGAAAIAARRV from the coding sequence ATGACCAGTACCGAGACCGTGCCGCGGCGGCCTGGTCTGGCACTCGCGGTGCTGACCGGCGCGCTCGCACTGGACGTGAGCGGCCTCGGGGTGCTCAACGCCGCCCTGCCCTCCGTCGGAGCGCACTTCGACCTGGACGACGCCACGCTCCAGTGGGTCATGACCGCCTACGCCGTCACGTTCGCCGGCTTCCTGCTGGTGGGCGGTCGCCTGGCCGACGTGTTCGGCCGGCGGACGGTGTTCGAGCTGGGGGTCGGCCTGTTCACGGCGGCGGCCCTGGCCGGGGCCCTGGCGCCGGACACCGCGGTGCTGCTCGGCGCGCGGGCGGTCCAGGGCATCGGCGCGGCCCTGTCGGGTCCGGCCGCACTGGCCCTGCTGACCGAGGTGTTCCCGGCCGGCCCGATGCGCAACCGGGCGCTCGGCGTGTACACGGCGGTCGGCGCCTCCAGCTTCAGCGTCGGAGTGCTGCTGGGCGGCACGCTGACCGAGTTCCTCGGCTGGCGGTCGGTGCTGGGCCTCTCGACGGCGCTGGGACTGGCCGTGCTGGCCATGACGCGCGCCGGGCTGTCCCGCGGTGTCGCGCGCGGCGGCCGACTGGACCTGCCCGGCGCGATATCGGGCACGCTCGGCCTCACCCTGCTGATCGTCGGCGTGAGCACCGACGGGGCGGCGGCCTGGGGCGCGCTCTGCGCCGCGGTGGTCTCCCTGGTGCTCTTCGTCGTGTGCGAACACCGCAGTGCCGACCCGGCGCTGCCCCTCGGCCTCTTCCGGGTCGCGTCGGTGCGGGCCGCGAGCCTGGCGGCGTTCCTCCAGTACATGGGCTCGGTCGGGCTCATGTTCTTCGCGCCGCTGTACATGCAGGGGGTGCTGGGCTACTCGCCGTTCGAGTCCGGCATCGCGATGGTGCCGATGTCGATGGCCGTGACGCTCACCGCCAGCTTCGTCACCGGACGCCTGCTCGCCAAGTACGCCTCGGGCACGTTGATGGCCGTCGGACTCACCCTGATCGGCATGGGAACGGCGCTGTGGATGACCACGCCGCAGGACGGCAGTTACCTGCTGCACCTGCTGCCCGGACTGGTCATCAGCGGCATCGGCCAAGGACTGAACTTCCCCTCGATGACGTCCGCGGCCCTCACGGGCGTCGAGCCCGAGCGGCACGCGGTCGCCGGGGCGCTGAACGTCGTGGCGCAGCAGATCGGCGCCAGCGTCGGGGTGGCGGTCATGGTCCTGGTCGCGACGGCCTCCGGGGACCGGCTCACCGGCTACCACCTCGCCTACCTCGCGGCCGCGATCGCCTGCGCGCTCGGAGCGGCGGCCATCGCCGCGCGGCGGGTGTGA
- a CDS encoding ATP-binding protein: MHSTTPHAPAASRAFARSLPSTRRGARLARLLAAERLRSWEVSPAAAERAERITAELASNAVLHGRVRGRGFRLVLLLDGTAGRLRVAVTDARGDRVPVPSVAPLREESESGRGLLLVELLADRWGTEPYPPGGKTVWAELDGHPAGPP; this comes from the coding sequence ATGCACAGCACCACCCCTCACGCCCCCGCCGCGTCCCGGGCCTTCGCCCGGTCGCTGCCCTCCACCCGCCGCGGCGCCCGCCTGGCCCGGCTGCTCGCCGCGGAGCGGCTCCGGTCCTGGGAGGTGTCACCCGCCGCCGCCGAGCGAGCCGAGCGGATCACCGCCGAACTCGCCTCCAACGCGGTCCTGCACGGCCGGGTGCGGGGCCGCGGCTTCCGGCTCGTCCTCCTCCTCGACGGGACGGCCGGGAGACTCCGCGTCGCGGTCACCGATGCTCGCGGCGACCGGGTTCCGGTGCCCTCGGTGGCGCCCCTCCGGGAGGAGTCCGAGTCGGGCCGCGGCCTCCTCCTCGTCGAGTTGCTCGCCGACCGCTGGGGCACGGAGCCGTACCCGCCCGGCGGCAAGACCGTCTGGGCGGAACTCGACGGGCACCCCGCGGGCCCGCCGTGA
- a CDS encoding ATP-binding cassette domain-containing protein — MTLAIQAEGLVKRYGSHTALAGVDLSVPAGTILGVLGPNGAGKTTTVRILSTLLRPDEGRAVVAGYDVLRQPVAVRRRIGLTGQYASVDEELTGFENLVLVGRLLEMPKAEARARAAELLERFSLTDAGGRPVKTYSGGMRRRVDLATSLVGRPEVLYLDEPTTGLDPRSRNEVWDVVQGLANDGVSVLLTTQYLEEADRLADRITVIDQGRVVAEGRADELKKRTGGQTLQVRPSDPRDVPEVVRILGMLTEAAPTADADTGLITTLADDTVLLSALVRRLDEAGIAVDELALRLPSLDDVFLSLTGKSAAGNTDGAPEPITERSAV; from the coding sequence ATGACACTCGCGATCCAGGCAGAGGGCCTGGTGAAACGGTACGGCTCGCACACGGCGCTCGCAGGCGTCGACCTGTCCGTACCCGCCGGAACGATCCTCGGCGTGCTCGGCCCCAACGGCGCCGGCAAGACCACGACCGTGCGCATCCTCTCCACCCTGCTGCGCCCCGACGAGGGCCGGGCCGTCGTCGCCGGGTACGACGTGCTGCGCCAGCCGGTCGCGGTGCGCCGCCGGATCGGCCTGACCGGGCAGTACGCCTCCGTCGACGAGGAGCTCACCGGCTTCGAGAACCTCGTTCTCGTCGGCCGGCTGCTCGAGATGCCGAAGGCCGAGGCGCGGGCGCGCGCGGCCGAGCTGCTGGAGCGGTTCTCCCTCACCGACGCCGGCGGGCGCCCGGTCAAGACGTACTCGGGCGGTATGCGCCGCCGGGTCGACCTGGCCACCAGCCTGGTGGGCCGGCCGGAGGTGCTGTACCTCGACGAGCCGACCACCGGCCTGGACCCGCGCAGCCGCAACGAGGTGTGGGACGTCGTGCAGGGGCTGGCCAACGACGGCGTGTCCGTGCTGCTGACGACCCAGTACCTGGAGGAGGCGGACCGCCTCGCCGACCGGATCACGGTCATCGACCAGGGCCGGGTGGTCGCCGAGGGGCGGGCCGACGAGCTGAAGAAGCGCACCGGCGGCCAGACCCTCCAGGTGCGGCCCTCCGACCCGCGGGACGTGCCGGAGGTGGTGCGCATCCTCGGCATGCTCACCGAGGCCGCGCCGACCGCCGACGCGGACACCGGCCTGATCACCACGCTGGCCGACGACACCGTGCTGCTGTCCGCGCTGGTGCGGCGGCTGGACGAGGCGGGCATCGCGGTGGACGAGCTCGCGCTGCGGCTGCCCAGTCTGGACGACGTCTTCCTGTCCCTCACCGGCAAGTCCGCCGCCGGAAACACCGACGGCGCCCCCGAACCGATCACCGAGCGGAGTGCGGTATGA